The following are from one region of the Rhizobacter sp. AJA081-3 genome:
- a CDS encoding NAD(P)H-dependent oxidoreductase: MPEPHPSPGAASAEVLVLVAHPQMEQSRANRTLMRAAGEVAAASQGRLEVRDLYALYPDYLIDVAAEQALLARAKLVVWQHPVHWYSMPPLMKLWLDEVLAFGWAYGPGGTALQGKDLWLAASTGGPEDSYRPDSYNRYFFDAFLPPYEQTAALCGMRFLPPLMLHGAHRVGQAAIEAHARIYAERLAAYPEWPELAELAECVACEVPATARPATEPEGA, from the coding sequence ATGCCCGAGCCTCATCCCTCGCCCGGCGCCGCATCCGCCGAGGTGCTGGTGCTGGTGGCCCACCCGCAGATGGAACAGTCGCGCGCCAACCGCACGCTGATGCGCGCCGCCGGCGAGGTGGCCGCGGCTTCGCAGGGCCGCTTAGAGGTGCGCGACCTGTACGCGCTCTACCCCGACTACCTGATCGACGTGGCCGCCGAGCAGGCGCTGCTGGCGCGCGCGAAGCTGGTCGTCTGGCAGCACCCGGTGCACTGGTATTCGATGCCGCCGCTGATGAAGCTCTGGCTCGACGAGGTGCTTGCCTTCGGCTGGGCCTACGGCCCGGGCGGTACGGCCCTGCAGGGCAAGGATCTGTGGCTGGCCGCCAGCACCGGCGGGCCGGAAGATTCGTACCGGCCCGACAGCTACAACCGCTACTTCTTCGACGCCTTCCTGCCGCCCTACGAGCAGACGGCGGCGTTGTGCGGCATGCGCTTCCTGCCGCCCCTGATGCTGCATGGTGCGCACCGCGTCGGCCAGGCGGCCATCGAGGCGCACGCGCGCATCTATGCCGAGCGCCTGGCCGCCTACCCGGAATGGCCCGAACTGGCCGAGCTTGCCGAGTGCGTGGCCTGCGAGGTGCCGGCCACGGCACGCCCGGCGACCGAGCCGGAGGGCGCCTGA